In Molothrus aeneus isolate 106 chromosome 3, BPBGC_Maene_1.0, whole genome shotgun sequence, a single genomic region encodes these proteins:
- the KCNG3 gene encoding potassium voltage-gated channel subfamily G member 3 isoform X2 has product MNFGRGPSVVLNVGGTRYSFSREVLKDFPLRRVSRLHGCLSEQDVLEVCDDYDRERNEYFFDRHSEAFGFIMLYVRHGHLRFVPHMCELSFYNEMIYWGLEGSHLDYCCQRRLDDRMSETCTYYAAEEPNGRPEGKGRRPPGAEGRKWLERMRRTFEEPTSSVAAQVLATVSILFVIVSMVVLCASTLPEWRAPENRSVEEQSRIIEAICIGWFTAECIVRFIVSKNKCEFVRRPLNIIDLLAITPYYISVLMTVFTGENSQLQRAGVTLRVLRMMRIFWVIKLARHFIGLQTLGLTLKRCYREMVMLLVFICVAMAIFSALSQLLENGLDLGTKNKDYASIPAACWWVIISMTTVGYGDMCPITVPGRILGGICVVSGIVLLALPITFIYHSFVQCYHELKFRSARYSRSLSAEFLN; this is encoded by the exons ATGAACTTTGGCCGCGGTCCCTCGGTGGTGTTGAACGTCGGGGGCACCCGGTACTCCTTCTCCCGGGAGGTGCTGAAGGATTTCCCGCTGCGCCGGGTGAGCCGCCTGCACGGCTGCCTCTCGGAGCAGGACGTTCTGGAGGTGTGCGACGACTACGACCGGGAGCGGAACGAGTACTTCTTCGACAGGCACTCGGAGGCCTTCGGCTTCATCATGCTGTACGTCCGGCACGGCCACCTGCGCTTCGTGCCGCACATGTGCGAGCTCTCCTTCTACAACGAGATGATCTACTGGGGGCTGGAGGGCTCCCACCTCGACTACTGCTGCCAGCGCCGCCTCGACGACCGCATGTCCGAGACGTGCACCTACTACGCGGCGGAGGAGCCGAATGGCCGCCCCGAGGGCAAGGGCCGGCGGCCCCCCGGAGCCGAGGGCAGGAAGTGGCTcgagaggatgaggaggactTTTGAGGAGCCCACGTCTTCCGTGGCCGCCCAGGTCCTGGCCACCGTCTCCATCCTCTTCGTCATTGTGTCCATGGTGGTGCTGTGCGCCAGCACCCTGCCCGAGTGGCGGGCGCCGGAGAATCGCAGcgtggaggagcagagcag GATAATTGAAGCTATCTGCATAGGCTGGTTCACTGCAGAATGCATTGTGAGGTTCATCGTCTCCAAAAACAAGTGTGAGTTTGTCAGAAGACCTCTCAACATCATTGATTTACTGGCAATTACTCCTTACTACATCTCTGTTCTAATGACAGTTTTCACAGGGGAAAATTCACAGCTTCAGAGGGCTGGAGTCACCTTGAGGGTCTTAAGAATGATGAGAATCTTTTGGGTGATTAAACTGGCCCGTCATTTCATTGGCCTTCAAACACTTGGTCTGACTCTGAAGCGTTGTTACAGAGAGATGGTGATGCTACTTGTCTTTATCTGTGTTGCTATGGCAATTTTCAGTGCACTTTCACAGCTTCTTGAAAATGGGCTGGACTTGGGAACAAAGAATAAGGATTATGCCAGCATTCCTGCTGCTTGTTGGTGGGTGATCATCTCAATGACCACAGTTGGTTATGGTGACATGTGTCCCATCACTGTCCCAGGAAGGATTCTTGGAGGAATTTGCGTGGTTAGTGGCATCGTTTTATTAGCCCTGCCAATCACTTTCATTTATCACAGCTTTGTGCAGTGCTACCATGAGCTCAAGTTCCGATCTGCTAGGTACAGTAGAAGCCTCTCTGCTGAATTCTTAAATTGA
- the KCNG3 gene encoding potassium voltage-gated channel subfamily G member 3 isoform X1, producing the protein MNFGRGPSVVLNVGGTRYSFSREVLKDFPLRRVSRLHGCLSEQDVLEVCDDYDRERNEYFFDRHSEAFGFIMLYVRHGHLRFVPHMCELSFYNEMIYWGLEGSHLDYCCQRRLDDRMSETCTYYAAEEPNGRPEGKGRRPPGAEGRKWLERMRRTFEEPTSSVAAQVLATVSILFVIVSMVVLCASTLPEWRAPENRSVEEQSRYTAESVREPSGIIEAICIGWFTAECIVRFIVSKNKCEFVRRPLNIIDLLAITPYYISVLMTVFTGENSQLQRAGVTLRVLRMMRIFWVIKLARHFIGLQTLGLTLKRCYREMVMLLVFICVAMAIFSALSQLLENGLDLGTKNKDYASIPAACWWVIISMTTVGYGDMCPITVPGRILGGICVVSGIVLLALPITFIYHSFVQCYHELKFRSARYSRSLSAEFLN; encoded by the exons ATGAACTTTGGCCGCGGTCCCTCGGTGGTGTTGAACGTCGGGGGCACCCGGTACTCCTTCTCCCGGGAGGTGCTGAAGGATTTCCCGCTGCGCCGGGTGAGCCGCCTGCACGGCTGCCTCTCGGAGCAGGACGTTCTGGAGGTGTGCGACGACTACGACCGGGAGCGGAACGAGTACTTCTTCGACAGGCACTCGGAGGCCTTCGGCTTCATCATGCTGTACGTCCGGCACGGCCACCTGCGCTTCGTGCCGCACATGTGCGAGCTCTCCTTCTACAACGAGATGATCTACTGGGGGCTGGAGGGCTCCCACCTCGACTACTGCTGCCAGCGCCGCCTCGACGACCGCATGTCCGAGACGTGCACCTACTACGCGGCGGAGGAGCCGAATGGCCGCCCCGAGGGCAAGGGCCGGCGGCCCCCCGGAGCCGAGGGCAGGAAGTGGCTcgagaggatgaggaggactTTTGAGGAGCCCACGTCTTCCGTGGCCGCCCAGGTCCTGGCCACCGTCTCCATCCTCTTCGTCATTGTGTCCATGGTGGTGCTGTGCGCCAGCACCCTGCCCGAGTGGCGGGCGCCGGAGAATCGCAGcgtggaggagcagagcaggtaCACAGCAGAGTCAGTGAGGGAGCCCTCAGG GATAATTGAAGCTATCTGCATAGGCTGGTTCACTGCAGAATGCATTGTGAGGTTCATCGTCTCCAAAAACAAGTGTGAGTTTGTCAGAAGACCTCTCAACATCATTGATTTACTGGCAATTACTCCTTACTACATCTCTGTTCTAATGACAGTTTTCACAGGGGAAAATTCACAGCTTCAGAGGGCTGGAGTCACCTTGAGGGTCTTAAGAATGATGAGAATCTTTTGGGTGATTAAACTGGCCCGTCATTTCATTGGCCTTCAAACACTTGGTCTGACTCTGAAGCGTTGTTACAGAGAGATGGTGATGCTACTTGTCTTTATCTGTGTTGCTATGGCAATTTTCAGTGCACTTTCACAGCTTCTTGAAAATGGGCTGGACTTGGGAACAAAGAATAAGGATTATGCCAGCATTCCTGCTGCTTGTTGGTGGGTGATCATCTCAATGACCACAGTTGGTTATGGTGACATGTGTCCCATCACTGTCCCAGGAAGGATTCTTGGAGGAATTTGCGTGGTTAGTGGCATCGTTTTATTAGCCCTGCCAATCACTTTCATTTATCACAGCTTTGTGCAGTGCTACCATGAGCTCAAGTTCCGATCTGCTAGGTACAGTAGAAGCCTCTCTGCTGAATTCTTAAATTGA